In one window of Vanrija pseudolonga chromosome 5, complete sequence DNA:
- the MAK gene encoding Serine/threonine-protein kinase MAK: MGRRPSDNGAVAARVDAPHPVPIQDDGRAGVEDPCSERSYSELKVLGDGSFGTVWLCDWHSPVKSGILLSAMQCGAGARPEWAGKRLVALKRMKRVWEGGWRQARNLGELVSLRTIPAHPAVIPLYDAFISPRSRELYFVFECMEGNLYQLTKSRKGRPLAAGLIASCFHQIVTGLFHIHQHGYFHRDMKPENLLVTTTGLCDYLSTPALNHLNKQRAAGHPEDAPMPSLNPEAFEKDVQVIVKLADFGLARAIDSKPPYTEYVSTRWYRAPEVLLRSTEYGAPVDMWALGTILAEMINLKPLFPGISEIDQVFRICQTLGDPSPDYGVDDRGRPFGGGRWNSGVKLAKNVGFSFPKAKPVNLRNLFPEETPRSLVECIEDLLRYNPKHRMTSAQCMDHAYFHETRTHLQRMPALPRIAFSEGQPLPQSRPNPVPVDVQPRQMPASHSHQERHPQFPAADMRTLPLPHDQRAHVPNGHPVAPQNLQQPLPPQQSQPLPPQQSQPLPPQPQVQQQQQPPPPPPQQRVYLNQPPALFRRDSSEPRSAYGTSALVHQLRELDLPTEDLASYGQRRWAEEQASRRASEAALSAYDNNTPGSATNSNQSLSNLNSALSQTNIQQQYPVPSNAAVSQSSVHRLDRYSPNPMVAAYVQQQGAQLYQQQPMPMQLPPEHQQHQQQLQPQVSSASIPSVHSSQSLPAAPAAQSVSKLAPSGKKKKWGLSSVFGGNGKHDSSPQVPEYEQPGYPVSSLKRTQSGHHPAERAMAPMQPVQAPPADPKKAKKEAEKQARELAKAKREAAERAQQERARAVLAKRGQIAAGGEEWESAGVGIPTTTAKDRSDIRAGGFGTASVHSLASVRSQASHHSIYGHGGGKAYEDDIGRNKARKHTEDDDHSSIGRGSSIKSRSALTLDSDTGSRRGSQPWLDPLVQSNSRRGGMPSSYRHPTHMSHGSSASLESQLASQLQRQATVASASESSLSLGRRTGMAVASQLSLDGNMDMGPGSHRVRTSDSSGQFGAPSYASSHGGSVKRSANGRKSVLPSIGDYGEGHYEQINPMFRVPAQAAHTQSQEVLTTLPPFATIANMAGSHGQQHPSQQQQHQQQQR, from the exons ATGGGCAGGCGACCCAGTGACAATGGGGCCGTGGCAGCTCGTGTCGACGCCCCTCATCCCGTCCCAATACAAGACGACGGCCGTGCCGGCGTCGAAGATCCCT GCTCGGAACGATCCTACTCGGAGCTCAAGGTCCTAGGAGACGGATCATTCGGCACAGTCTGGCTCTGCGATTGGCACTCGCCGGTCAAGTCGGGCATCCTCCTCTCGGCCATGCAATGCGGTGCGGGCGCACGGCCAGAATGGGCTGGGAAgcgtctcgtcgcgctcaagcgCATGAAGCGCGTATGGGAAGGTGGTTGGCGTCAGGCACGCaaccttggcgagctggtc TCTCTCCGAACCATTCCTGCTCACCCCGCCGTCATTCCCCTCTATGACGCCTTCATCTCGCCACGGTCACGAGAGCTCTACTTTGTCTTTGAGTGTATGGAGGGTAACCTCTATCAGCTCACAAAGTCTCGCAAAGGCCGACCTCTGGCCGCGGGGCTTATTGCAAGCTGCTTCCATCAGATTGTTACGGGCCTTTTCCACATCCACCAACATGGCTACTTCCACCGAGACATGAAGCCAGAAAACCTCCTGGTTACCACGACTGGCCTGTGCGATTATCTCTCTACACCAGCCCTCAATCATCTCAACAAACAGCGGGCTGCAGGGCATCCCGAAGACGCTCCCATGCCGTCACTCAATCCCGAGGCGTTTGAAAAGGATGTGCAGGTCATCGTCAAGCTTGCAGACTTTGGTCTCGCGCGAGCAATTGACTCGAAACCCCCGTACACCGAGTACGTGTCGACCCGATGGTATCGCGCACCAGAGGTTTTACTGCGCTCCACCGAGTACGGCGCACCAGTCGACATGTGGGCGCTTGGCACAATCCTAGCCGAGATGATCAACCTCAAGCCTCTCTTCCCGGGTATCAGTGAGATTGACCAGGTATTTCGCATCTGCCAGACGCTTGGAGACCCTAGTCCGGACTATGGTGTCGACGATCGCGGTCGACCTTTCGGCGGTGGCCGATGGAACTCTGGCGTCAAGCTTGCCAAGAACGTTGGCTTCTCGTTCCCAAAGGCCAAGCCAGTCAACCTGCGCAATCTTTTCCCCGAGGAGACACCACGGTCCCTCGTCGAGTGCATCGAGGACTTGCTCAGGTACAACCCAAAGCACCGCATGACTTCGGCGCAGTGCATGGACCACGCCTACTTTCACGAGACCCGGACGCATCTTCAGCGCATGCCAGCGCTACCTCGCATCGCCTTCAGCGAAGGTCAGCCTCTACCCCAGTCTCGTCCCAATCCCGTTCCTGTCGACGTTCAGCCCAGGCAAATGCCTGCATCGCATTCGCACCAGGAGCGTCACCCGCAGTTCCCTGCTGCCGACATGCGCACCTTGCCTCTTCCTCACGATCAACGCGCGCACGTGCCAAATGGGCACCCAGTGGCGCCGCAGAACTTGCAGCAGCCACTACCGCCACAACAGTCGCAGCCTCTACCGCCACAACAGTCGCAGCCACTCCCTCCGCAGCCGCAGgtgcaacagcagcagcagccgccgccgccgccaccgcaaCAGCGTGTTTACCTCAACCAGCCGCCTGCCTTGTTCCGCCGAGACTCGTCCGAGCCTCGAAGTGCGTAcggcacgtcggcgctcgtgcaCCAGTTGCGGGAGCTCGACCTTCCTACCGAAGACCTGGCCAGCTATGGGCAGCGTCGTTGGGCCGAAGAGCAGGCAAGCCGGCGCGCGTCCGAGGCCGCGTTGTCTGCCTATGACAACAACACGCCGGGCTCTGCAACCAATTCGAACCAGTCCTTGTCGAATCTCAACTCTGCTCTCTCGCAGACAAACATTCAACAACAGTACCCGGTTCCCAGCAATGCCGCAGTGTCGCAGTCGAGTGTCCACCGTCTGGATCGGTACTCGCCAAACCCAATGGTTGCCGCATACGTTCAACAGCAGGGTGCCCAACTGTATCAACAGCAACCGATGCCCATGCAGTTGCCGCccgagcaccagcagcatCAACAGCAACTGCAGCCCCAGgtctcgagcgcgtcgataCCGAGCGTCCATTCCAGTCAATCGTTGCCAGCAGCTCCTGCGGCGCAAAGCGTCAGCAAGCTGGCGCCGTctggcaagaagaagaagtggGGCCTCAGCTCTGTCttcggcggcaacggcaagcATGATTCCTCACCACAGGTGCCAGAGTACGAGCAGCCTGGCTACCCTGTTTCTTCATTGAAACGGACGCAGTCTGGGCACCATCCTGCGGAACGTGCAATGGCACCCATGCAGCCCGTGCAGGCCCCTCCTGCCGACCCCAAGAAGGCAAAGAAGGAAGCCGAAAAGCAGGCTCgtgagctcgccaaggctaagcgcgaggctgccgagcgcgcacAACAGgaacgagctcgcgcagtcTTGGCGAAGCGTGGCCAAATCGCGGCTGGCGGTGAGGAGTGGGAAAGTGCTGGCGTTGGAATCCCTACCACGACGGCCAAGGACCGCTCTGATATCCGGGCTGGAGGCTTCGGCACGGCATCCGTTCACTCCCTTGCGTCTGTGCGCAGTCAGGCTAGCCACCACTCCATCTATGGTCATGGTGGCGGCAAGGCATATGAGGACGACATCGGACGCAACAAAGCGCGCAAGCACACTGAGGATGACGACCATAGCAGCATCGGCCGTGGTTCGTCAATTAAGAGCCGCAGCGCCCTCACGCTTGATAGCGA CACTGGATCACGCCGCGGGAGCCAGCCCTGGTTGGACCCTCTGGTTCAGAGCAACTCGCGCCGTGGAGGCATGCCATCTTCGTACCGCCACCCCACGCATATGTCGCACGGAtcatcggcgtcgctcgagtcgcagCTCGCCTCTCAGCTTCAGCGCCAGGCAACCGTTGCCTCGGCATCCGAGTCCTCGCTGTCCTTGGGCCGACGTACAGGGATGGCTGTTGCATCTCAGCTCAGCCTCGATGGCAACATGGACATGGGGCCAGGTAGCCACAGGGTCCGAACCAGTGACTCCTCCGGTCAGTTTGGCGCTCCGTCTTATGCTTCTTCACACGGGGGGAGCGTCAAGCGCAGTGCCAACGGCCGCAAGTCGGTTCTGCCTAGCATCGGCGACTATGGCGAAGGCCACTACGAGCAGATCAACCCCATGTTCAGAGTT CCTGCTCAAGCAGCACACACGCAATCGCAAGAGGTGCTCACGACATTGCCGCCGTTTGCGACCATTGCCAACATGGCTGGGTCTCACGGACAGCAGCACCCgtcgcaacaacaacagcaccagcagcagcagcgctaG